A single genomic interval of Octopus bimaculoides isolate UCB-OBI-ISO-001 chromosome 22, ASM119413v2, whole genome shotgun sequence harbors:
- the LOC106878250 gene encoding alpha-L-fucosidase-like, translating to MPELYELVMNYKPDVIWSDGDWEATDKYWNSTEFIAWLYNDSPVKDTVVVNDRWGSGISCHHGDFYTCKDRYNPGKLINHKWENAMTIDKYSWGYRRRARYSDYYTIEGLISLLVETISCGGNLLMNVGPTHDGRIDPLFEERLLQVGQWLKVNGEAIYASKPWTHQNDTYTKKVWYTSKMENNTKVVYATTLFWPNNNMLILGAAKPTSATVVRMLGYPNTFTYSYYSMTGLKIDLPDLPISSLPCDWAWVFKITNLDE from the exons ATGCCTGAGTTGTATGAACTGGTTATGAATTACAAACCTGATGTAATTTGGTCAGATGGTGATTGGGAAGCAACAGATAAATACTGGAATTCGACAGAGTTTATTGCATGGCTCTATAATGACAG tCCAGTGAAAGACACTGTTGTGGTTAATGACCGATGGGGAAGTGGAATTTCTTGTCACCATGGAGACTTTTACACTTGCAAAGATAGATATAACCCTG GTAAATTGATAAATCACAAATGGGAGAATGCCATGACTATTGATAAGTATTCCTGGGGCTACCGGCGCCGTGCTCGCTACTCTGACTATTATACCATTGAAGGGCTGATATCTCTACTGGTCGAGACCATCAG TTGCGGAGGAAACCTTCTAATGAACGTTGGACCCACCCACGATGGACGTATTGATCCACTGTTTGAAGAAAGATTGCTCCAAGTTGGTCAATGGCTCAAAGTCAATGGAGAGGCCATCTATGCCAGCAAACCTTGGACCCACCAGAATGACACGTATACAAAGAAAGTTTG GTACACCAGTAAAATGGAGAACAACACAAAAGTCGTGTATGCTACTACGTTGTTTTGGCCAAACAATAACATGCTCATCCTTGGAGCTGCAAAACCAACCTCAGCCACAGTTGTCCGCATGCTTGGTTAtccaaatacatttacatacagttACTATTCTATGACTGGGCTTAAAATTGACCTACCAGACCTCCCTATATCAAGCTTACCGTGTGACTGGGCATGGGTGTTTAAAATTACAAACCTTGATGAATAA